A genomic window from Coccinella septempunctata chromosome 9, icCocSept1.1, whole genome shotgun sequence includes:
- the LOC123320631 gene encoding putative exonuclease GOR: MSDSEFLDRLDEEMGFVDPFEDNVAEPEYPPRHVSLPLGAAKAFGRPKTDEIYKKQSEIGSPRCPQQRPDKKKCKKPFPNFYEPIRSARDETPSQDCSENKTGAKERNNPHRVEAAVSPVFGLTEEKLYNLLIQHTVAPEDLFSNCFSQVEPSPPVKHCFGKPFRIPKRLAGIEEDFDRNSPTAVERTCVRCNDQFFVNEHGYLTKQQCFYHWGKISYCRHTCCENTPGSKGCTSSKHHVWNGTVAGINEPLQGFVSTKRSEKVKQKVFAVDCEMCYTVRGLELCRVTVLGFDGATVYDYFVLPEEDVVDYNTRFSGVTESDVYGPKSKTFQQVQSDLLDFIDEDTILIGHALDNDLRVLKLVHSKIVDTSLVFPHERGFPFRNSLKQLMSVHLNKAIQTSDNGHSPYEDALSCLELIMVKIKLHYAQRRLTI; this comes from the exons ATGAGCGATTCAGAATTCCTAGACCGACTCGACGAGGAGATGGGCTTTGTCGATCCGTTCGAAGACAATGTAGCCGAACCGGAATATCCTCCTCGTCACGTGTCGTTGCCGCTGGGAGCAGCCAAAGCCTTTGGTCGCCCCAAAACCGATGAAATATACA AAAAACAATCCGAAATTGGCTCACCGAGGTGTCCCCAGCAGAggcctgataaaaagaaatGTAAGAAGCCGTTCCCCAACTTTTACGAACCGATTCGTTCGGCAAGGGACGAAACACCATCACAAGATTGTAGCGAAAATAAAACAGGTGCCAAAGAAAGGAATAACCCCCATAGGGTGGAAGCCGCTGTTTCGCCAGTGTTCGGATTGACCGAAGAAAAACTGTACAACCTCCTCATCCAGCACACCGTAGCTCCGGAGGATCTCTTTTCCAATTGTTTTTCACAGGTGGAACCAAGTCCGCCTGTAAAACATTGTTTCGGAAAACCTTTCAGGATCCCGAAGAGATTGGCTGGTATTGAGGAGGATTTTGATCGGAATTCACCGACAGCAGTTGAGAGGACCTGCGTTAGGTGTAACGATCAGTTCTTCGTCAACGAACACGGTTACTTGACAAAACAGCAGTGCTTCTACCACTGGGGGAAAATATCGTACTGCCGCCATACATGTTGCGAAAATACTCCGGGATCCAAAGGTTGCACTTCATCAAAACACCACGTATGGAATGGTACAGTGGCCGGGATCAACGAGCCCCTGCAAGGTTTCGTGAGCACAAAACGCAGCGAAAAAGTGAAACAGAAGGTTTTCGCTGTAGACTGCGAAATGTGCTACACCGTGCGAGGCTTGGAACTTTGCAGGGTAACCGTTTTGGGTTTTGATGGTGCCACAGTGTACGATTATTTTGTGCTACCGGAGGAAGACGTTGTGGACTACAATACTAGATTTTCCGGAGTGACCGAAAGTGATGTGTATGGCCCAAAGTCGAAAACTTTCCAACAGGTGCAGAGTGATTTATTGGACTTCATTGACGAGGACACCATTCTGATAGGACACGCGTTGGACAATGATTTGCGAGTGTTGAAACTGGTCCATTCTAAAATTGTGGACACGTCTCTGGTTTTCCCTCACGAGCGTGGTTTTCCCTTCAGGAACTCGTTAAAGCAGTTGATGTCAGTTCATCTGAACAAAGCAATTCAGACATCCGATAATGGACATAGTCCATATGAGGATGCTCTGAGTTGCTTGGAGCTGATAATGGTTAAAATAAAACTGCACTACGCTCAGAGACGTCTCACAATTTGA